Proteins encoded together in one Thermophilibacter immobilis window:
- a CDS encoding helix-turn-helix domain-containing protein: MELGHNIKGQRAGLGLSQDDLAAQVYVSRQTISSWENDKTYPDVQSLLLLSETFGVAVDALIKGDMEAMEKTVSRDARHVTHLTAAMIFLLIAAFVALMWAGWQELDGWGTHTIPTFVLAGVLWVGAMVAAVLIERIKKEYDVETYREILAFVEGREIDRSARPAPSRLSRPLRVVLVAAGAAIVGFSLAYGAMALAEMLGR, translated from the coding sequence ATGGAGCTGGGCCACAACATCAAGGGGCAGCGGGCGGGGCTGGGACTGTCCCAGGACGACCTCGCCGCACAAGTCTACGTCTCCCGGCAAACGATCAGCAGCTGGGAGAATGACAAGACCTACCCCGACGTCCAGAGCCTGCTTCTACTCTCCGAGACCTTTGGAGTGGCAGTCGACGCCCTCATCAAAGGAGACATGGAAGCCATGGAGAAGACCGTATCAAGAGACGCCCGGCACGTCACCCACCTTACCGCAGCCATGATCTTTTTGCTGATCGCGGCCTTTGTCGCCCTGATGTGGGCGGGCTGGCAGGAGCTCGACGGCTGGGGGACCCATACGATCCCCACATTCGTGCTCGCAGGAGTGCTGTGGGTAGGAGCGATGGTGGCCGCAGTCCTCATCGAGCGCATCAAGAAGGAATACGACGTGGAGACATACCGGGAGATCCTCGCCTTCGTGGAGGGCCGCGAGATCGACCGCAGCGCCCGCCCGGCACCAAGCCGCCTGAGCCGGCCCCTGCGCGTCGTGCTCGTGGCCGCCGGTGCCGCAATCGTGGGCTTCTCCCTGGCCTACGGTGCCATGGCCCTCGCGGAGATGCTCGGCCGCTAG
- a CDS encoding HAD family hydrolase — protein sequence MIRAVLFDLDDTLLSLNLAGFIARYVAGASRLLASAARVSAVSLGVPYARSFLALERAGRTDAVTNEKLFNQTFYEATGIPLSDPVIRDLIDCYEREVVPGFSDGIVRARPQRGNREAVEATWSAGLVCGLATNPTFSLACDRARMGWAGLYEEDFAAISTFSNSTRCKPCARYYQEFADRLGVRVEECLMVGNDATRDFARPDCGLRTAYVGHGRPGRAVWHGTICELAGALPDLVARLNERDARR from the coding sequence ATGATACGTGCGGTGCTCTTCGATCTCGACGACACGCTCCTCAGCCTCAATCTGGCGGGGTTCATCGCGCGCTACGTGGCGGGAGCCTCGCGCCTTCTGGCGAGCGCGGCACGCGTGAGCGCCGTCTCGCTCGGCGTACCCTACGCCAGGAGCTTTTTGGCGCTCGAGCGCGCGGGGCGCACCGACGCCGTGACCAATGAGAAGCTCTTTAACCAAACCTTCTACGAGGCCACGGGAATCCCCCTGTCAGACCCCGTCATCCGCGACCTCATCGACTGCTACGAGCGCGAGGTCGTGCCCGGCTTCTCCGACGGCATCGTGCGGGCGCGGCCCCAGCGGGGAAACCGCGAGGCCGTCGAGGCGACCTGGTCGGCGGGCCTCGTCTGCGGGCTGGCAACCAACCCGACCTTCTCGCTTGCCTGCGACCGGGCGCGCATGGGCTGGGCCGGACTCTACGAGGAGGACTTCGCCGCCATATCCACGTTCTCGAACTCTACGCGCTGCAAGCCGTGCGCCCGCTACTACCAGGAGTTCGCGGACCGCCTGGGAGTGCGCGTGGAGGAGTGCCTCATGGTGGGCAACGACGCCACCCGCGACTTCGCGCGTCCTGACTGCGGGCTCAGGACCGCCTACGTGGGGCACGGCCGCCCCGGTCGTGCCGTCTGGCACGGGACGATCTGCGAGCTCGCAGGCGCCCTGCCGGACCTCGTGGCCCGCCTCAATGAGCGGGACGCAAGGCGCTGA
- a CDS encoding ABC transporter ATP-binding protein, whose product MSKEKKGVRLEHVSKIYQDPKTKQDFYAVHDASIDIAPGEFVTLLGPSGCGKTTILRMIAGFESPNEGEIYLGDEPINELTPNKRDTAMVFQSYALLPHYNIFDNVAYGLKLRKLPKEQIAEQVHGILDLVGLQGMEDRMTNQLSGGQQQRVALARALVLEPGVLLFDEPLSNLDAKLRVDMRNEIRRIQQEAGITAVYVTHDQSEAMALSDNIIIMKKGVVAQIGDPHTIYYRPVDEFVADFIGESNFLRGSLSQKDGASSVATIEGHAVEVANVGHLAVGDACVLVLRPEAARLADAGTLPCRVTLSRFMGNYQNYQVTVGQTLVKITDFNPKNHKVYEVGDEAFVAFGPDDVHVL is encoded by the coding sequence ATGTCCAAGGAGAAGAAGGGCGTCCGCCTGGAGCACGTCTCCAAGATCTATCAGGACCCCAAGACCAAGCAGGACTTCTACGCGGTCCACGACGCCAGCATCGACATAGCCCCCGGCGAGTTCGTGACGCTGCTCGGACCGTCTGGCTGCGGCAAGACCACGATCCTGCGCATGATCGCCGGCTTCGAGAGCCCTAACGAGGGCGAGATCTACCTCGGCGACGAGCCCATAAACGAGCTCACGCCCAACAAGCGCGACACCGCCATGGTCTTTCAGAGCTACGCCCTGCTGCCCCACTACAACATCTTCGACAACGTGGCCTACGGCCTCAAGCTCCGCAAGCTCCCCAAGGAGCAGATTGCCGAGCAGGTCCACGGCATCCTCGACCTCGTGGGGCTCCAGGGCATGGAGGACCGCATGACCAACCAGCTCTCCGGCGGCCAGCAGCAGCGCGTCGCCCTCGCCCGCGCGCTGGTCCTGGAGCCGGGCGTGCTCCTCTTCGACGAGCCGCTCTCCAACCTCGACGCCAAGCTGCGCGTGGACATGAGAAACGAGATTCGCCGCATCCAGCAGGAGGCCGGCATCACGGCCGTCTACGTCACGCACGACCAGTCCGAGGCCATGGCGCTCTCCGACAACATCATCATCATGAAGAAGGGCGTGGTGGCCCAGATAGGCGACCCGCACACGATCTACTACCGTCCCGTCGACGAGTTCGTCGCCGACTTCATCGGCGAGTCCAACTTCCTGAGGGGGTCGCTCTCCCAGAAGGACGGTGCGTCTAGCGTGGCCACGATCGAGGGGCATGCGGTGGAGGTCGCCAACGTCGGCCACCTTGCCGTGGGCGACGCCTGCGTGCTCGTCCTGCGCCCCGAGGCCGCGCGCCTCGCTGATGCCGGGACCCTGCCGTGCCGCGTGACGCTCTCCCGCTTCATGGGCAACTACCAGAACTACCAGGTGACAGTGGGCCAGACCCTCGTCAAGATCACCGACTTCAACCCCAAGAACCACAAGGTCTACGAGGTGGGCGACGAGGCGTTCGTGGCCTTTGGCCCCGACGACGTCCACGTGCTGTAG
- the rpsA gene encoding 30S ribosomal protein S1 — translation MSEIQNSSVFALDDISDEEMNSLIDDTVTDFDEGDLVTGTVVKIEHDEVLLDIGYKSEGVIPSRELSIRKDVNPADVVALGDKLEALVLQKEDKEGRLVLSKKRAEYERAWNAVEEKFNSGETVEGEVIEVVKGGLILDIGLRGFLPASLVDLRRVKDLNAYMGTRIEARVIEMDRNRNNVVLSRRVVLEEARKAERQDILSKLKVGMRLKGTVSSIVDFGAFVDLGGIDGLVHISELSWNHVNHPSEVVKVGQEVEVQVLDVDLNRERISLGLKQTTEDPWRSLVRKYPVDAIVEGTVTKLVTFGAFVDLGEGVEGLVHISEMAKQHVDVPSQVCAVGDTVQVKVMEIDLDRRRISLSMKAAAETLGVEVEVKPLPEEDKPAEEESEEEAPVEE, via the coding sequence TTGAGTGAGATTCAGAACTCGTCCGTCTTTGCGCTGGATGACATATCCGACGAGGAGATGAACAGCCTCATCGATGACACCGTCACCGACTTCGATGAGGGAGATCTTGTCACCGGCACCGTCGTCAAGATCGAGCACGATGAGGTCCTGCTTGACATCGGCTACAAGTCCGAGGGCGTCATTCCTTCTCGCGAGCTCTCCATTCGCAAGGACGTCAACCCCGCCGACGTTGTTGCCCTGGGCGACAAGCTCGAGGCGCTCGTGCTCCAGAAGGAGGACAAGGAGGGCCGTCTCGTCCTGTCCAAGAAGCGTGCCGAGTACGAGCGCGCTTGGAACGCCGTCGAGGAGAAGTTCAACTCTGGAGAGACCGTCGAGGGTGAGGTCATCGAGGTCGTCAAGGGCGGCCTGATCCTTGATATCGGCCTGCGCGGCTTTCTGCCCGCCTCTCTCGTTGACCTGCGCCGCGTGAAGGACCTCAACGCCTACATGGGTACGCGCATCGAGGCCCGCGTCATCGAGATGGACCGCAACCGCAACAACGTCGTCCTTTCTCGCCGCGTCGTGCTCGAGGAGGCTCGCAAGGCCGAGCGCCAGGACATTCTCTCCAAGCTCAAGGTCGGCATGCGCCTCAAGGGCACCGTCTCCTCGATCGTCGACTTCGGCGCCTTCGTCGACCTCGGCGGCATCGACGGCCTGGTCCACATCTCCGAGCTCTCCTGGAACCACGTCAACCACCCCTCTGAGGTCGTCAAGGTCGGCCAGGAGGTCGAGGTCCAGGTGCTCGACGTCGACCTCAACCGCGAGCGCATCTCGCTCGGCCTCAAGCAGACCACCGAGGACCCCTGGCGCTCTCTCGTTCGGAAGTACCCGGTCGACGCCATCGTCGAGGGCACCGTCACCAAGCTCGTCACCTTTGGTGCGTTCGTCGACCTGGGCGAGGGCGTGGAGGGCCTGGTCCACATCTCCGAGATGGCCAAGCAGCACGTTGACGTGCCGTCGCAGGTCTGCGCCGTGGGTGACACCGTCCAGGTGAAGGTCATGGAGATCGACCTCGACCGCCGCCGCATCTCCCTCTCCATGAAGGCTGCCGCCGAGACGCTGGGCGTCGAGGTCGAGGTCAAGCCGCTGCCCGAGGAGGACAAGCCGGCCGAGGAGGAGTCCGAGGAAGAGGCTCCCGTCGAGGAGTAG
- the rnhA gene encoding ribonuclease HI, translating to MAEPLHVTVFTDGSSRGNPGPGGYGAVLRYTDPAGAAHERELSAGYARTTNNRMELMGVIAALEALTRPCEVEVHTDSQYVCHAFTQHWIVGWQKRGWKTANKQPVKNVDLWRRLLAAMGPHEVSWHWVKGHAGHADNERCDQLATSAADNYPFHEDAGFEG from the coding sequence GTGGCGGAACCCCTGCACGTCACCGTCTTCACCGACGGCTCCTCGCGCGGAAACCCCGGCCCCGGCGGCTACGGGGCCGTGCTGCGCTACACGGACCCCGCCGGCGCGGCGCACGAGCGCGAGCTCTCGGCGGGCTACGCGCGTACCACCAACAACCGCATGGAGCTCATGGGCGTCATAGCCGCTCTCGAAGCGCTCACGCGGCCCTGCGAGGTCGAGGTCCACACCGACTCCCAGTACGTCTGCCATGCCTTCACCCAGCACTGGATCGTGGGCTGGCAGAAGCGGGGCTGGAAGACGGCGAACAAGCAGCCGGTCAAGAACGTCGACCTCTGGAGGCGCCTGCTGGCCGCAATGGGGCCCCACGAGGTGAGCTGGCACTGGGTCAAGGGCCACGCCGGACACGCCGACAACGAGCGCTGCGACCAGCTTGCCACGAGCGCGGCCGACAACTACCCCTTCCATGAGGACGCCGGCTTCGAGGGATAG
- a CDS encoding heavy-metal-associated domain-containing protein, with protein MSPFDIVLIVLVIAAVALGVRRAIGTARGTRDCCSGAVKDSGRTSADAASVSVSDIDPSHYPYEAVLEVGGMTCEHCVSNVTNVLNGVEGTWATVELAGGQARIRSKPPINEDLLRAALEAAGYRLVSLR; from the coding sequence ATGAGTCCGTTCGACATCGTCCTTATCGTCCTCGTCATCGCTGCTGTGGCCCTAGGGGTCCGGCGTGCTATAGGTACGGCCCGCGGCACACGCGACTGCTGCAGCGGTGCGGTCAAGGACTCCGGCCGCACGAGCGCGGATGCGGCTTCCGTAAGCGTGTCCGACATCGATCCCTCGCACTATCCCTACGAGGCAGTCCTCGAGGTGGGGGGCATGACCTGCGAGCACTGCGTGTCCAACGTCACCAACGTGCTCAACGGCGTCGAGGGAACCTGGGCTACGGTCGAGCTCGCAGGCGGCCAAGCCCGCATACGCTCCAAGCCCCCGATCAATGAGGATCTCCTGCGCGCGGCCTTGGAGGCGGCGGGTTACCGGCTCGTTTCCCTGCGCTAG
- a CDS encoding glutamine synthetase III family protein, with amino-acid sequence MGKNKVTEEYGSLLCTEAVLQDRLPKPTYRALMRVMKEGEPLDLDIANEVAHAMKDWALEKGATHFAHWFQPLTGITSEKHDSFITPKGDGSVLMTFSGKELVQGEPDASSFPSGGLRATFEARGYTAWDPTSPAFIKDEVLCIPTAFISYTGEALDKKTPLLRAQVALETQAKRVLTLFGHDVTKVSTTIGPEQEYFLIKEADYQARPDLVLTGRTLFGCEPAKGQELEEHYFGAIRPTVNAFMKEVDAELWKLGVPAKTKHNEVAPSQHELAPIFEQGSLAIDDNLLTMEKLKLLATHHGLACLEHEKPFEYVNGSGKHNNWSLCADDKNLLEPGAEPSENLQFLVFLAALVAAVDMHADLLRQSVASAGNDHRLGANEAPPAIISVFLGDELDSIVEALINDEPTVSHALLHMDLGVPALPDVLQDNTDRNRTSPFAFTGNKFEFRMCGSQQNLSDPNVVLDTAVAEQCDAFATALAGKEGEDFAAAALAWVKETLRAHQRVIFEGNGYSDEWEAEAVRRGLPNLKSTPDALPSLIDPKNVAFYEKYHVLNEAELRARYISKAEQYAKLINIEANTMVYMARHLYVPALSEYSGDLATSVATKAEIGIDATAERALTSKLTEGINAICAATDDLDGRNAETRAIEDPQRECDAYRGAVLPAMERLRAAVDAMEEFCGTDYWPVPTYNTMLFWV; translated from the coding sequence ATGGGCAAGAACAAGGTCACTGAGGAGTACGGCAGCCTGCTCTGTACGGAGGCGGTATTGCAGGACCGGCTTCCCAAGCCGACCTACAGGGCGCTCATGAGGGTCATGAAGGAGGGCGAGCCGCTCGACCTCGACATCGCCAACGAGGTCGCCCACGCCATGAAGGACTGGGCGCTCGAGAAGGGCGCGACGCACTTCGCGCACTGGTTCCAGCCGCTCACGGGCATCACCTCCGAGAAGCACGACAGCTTCATCACCCCCAAGGGTGACGGCAGCGTCCTCATGACCTTCTCCGGCAAGGAACTCGTCCAGGGCGAGCCCGATGCCTCGAGCTTCCCCTCGGGTGGCCTACGCGCCACCTTCGAGGCCCGCGGCTACACCGCCTGGGACCCCACGAGCCCCGCCTTCATCAAGGACGAGGTCCTCTGCATCCCCACCGCCTTCATCTCCTACACCGGTGAGGCCCTCGACAAGAAGACCCCGCTCCTGCGCGCGCAGGTGGCCCTCGAGACGCAGGCTAAACGCGTGCTTACCCTCTTCGGGCACGATGTCACCAAGGTCTCGACCACCATCGGCCCGGAGCAGGAGTACTTCCTTATCAAGGAGGCCGACTACCAGGCCCGCCCAGACCTCGTTCTCACGGGTCGCACGCTCTTCGGCTGCGAGCCCGCCAAGGGCCAGGAGCTCGAGGAGCACTACTTCGGCGCCATCCGTCCTACGGTCAACGCCTTCATGAAGGAGGTCGACGCCGAGCTCTGGAAGCTTGGCGTGCCGGCCAAGACCAAGCACAATGAGGTCGCCCCGTCCCAGCACGAGCTCGCCCCGATCTTCGAGCAGGGCTCGCTCGCCATTGACGACAACCTCCTCACCATGGAGAAGCTCAAGCTCCTGGCCACCCACCACGGCCTCGCCTGCCTCGAGCACGAGAAGCCCTTCGAGTACGTCAACGGTTCTGGCAAGCATAACAACTGGTCTCTGTGCGCCGACGACAAGAACCTGCTCGAGCCCGGTGCCGAGCCCAGTGAGAACCTCCAGTTCCTCGTGTTTCTCGCCGCGCTCGTGGCCGCCGTCGACATGCATGCCGACCTCCTGCGCCAGTCCGTCGCCTCGGCTGGAAACGATCACCGCCTGGGCGCCAACGAGGCCCCCCCGGCGATCATCTCGGTCTTCCTGGGTGACGAGCTCGACAGCATCGTCGAGGCCCTGATTAACGATGAGCCCACGGTCTCCCATGCCCTGCTTCACATGGACCTCGGCGTTCCGGCCCTGCCCGACGTCCTACAGGACAACACCGACCGCAACCGCACCTCGCCCTTCGCCTTCACGGGCAATAAGTTCGAGTTCCGCATGTGCGGCTCGCAGCAGAACCTCTCCGATCCCAACGTGGTCCTCGACACGGCCGTGGCCGAGCAGTGCGACGCCTTTGCCACCGCGCTCGCTGGCAAGGAGGGCGAGGACTTTGCCGCCGCCGCGCTTGCGTGGGTCAAGGAGACCCTGCGCGCCCACCAGCGCGTTATCTTCGAGGGTAACGGCTACTCCGACGAGTGGGAGGCCGAGGCTGTACGGCGCGGGCTGCCCAACCTCAAGTCCACGCCCGACGCGCTCCCGTCTCTGATCGACCCCAAGAACGTGGCGTTCTACGAGAAGTACCACGTCCTCAACGAGGCCGAGCTCCGCGCGCGCTACATCTCCAAGGCCGAACAGTACGCCAAGCTCATCAACATCGAAGCGAACACGATGGTCTACATGGCGCGTCACCTGTATGTGCCCGCCCTGTCCGAATACTCCGGTGACCTGGCCACCTCCGTGGCCACCAAGGCCGAGATCGGCATCGACGCCACCGCCGAGCGCGCCCTTACCTCCAAGCTCACCGAGGGCATCAACGCGATCTGCGCCGCGACCGATGACCTCGACGGCAGAAACGCCGAGACGAGGGCGATCGAGGACCCGCAGCGGGAGTGCGACGCCTATCGTGGCGCGGTCCTGCCCGCCATGGAGCGCCTGCGCGCGGCTGTCGACGCGATGGAGGAGTTCTGCGGCACCGACTATTGGCCCGTGCCCACCTACAACACGATGCTCTTCTGGGTGTAG
- the polA gene encoding DNA polymerase I: protein MPDTTDANGRRTIAVIDGNSLMHRAFHAIRQPMSAPDGRSTNALFGFFNMFIKMVDSFRPDGVICAFDKGKPLVRMEMMPCYKAQRPSMDPDLHEQFPMVKELLGVLDVPVCELEGWEGDDILGTLALRGEKAGYDMLLFTGDRDIYQLSTEHVRVVSTKKGVSEVSIMDPTSVEDLYHGITPALVPDFYGLKGDSSDNIPGVPGIGPKKAAALICQYGSLDEVIAHADEVRGKMGENLRAHVGDALLSRTIATIRTDAPLDLELSDARFPTFDPAKVAQAFSALGFTGMTSRLVRLAGPEAAAAFKSAASAEAPARGTALEAPLAGEDAERALDEALAADAWIGCAADDDRADGSLFGLSHTLWVCVGDQLLRFEGDAADAATARLFRGGHMASGDVKALLHVICPADSSLPARLEASEVDATRIFDVAVAAYLLDSERASLGMEELAEGYLTEPLPSPTEEIPRAAVEALVARRLVEPLRTRLEADGSRELFEDMEMPLLPVLAQMEREGLAVDPSVLASQSAELGVEIHAMVERIYAVVGEKFNLDSPQQLSHVLFDVLGLPTFGLKRTKRGFYSTNAKVLADLAAEHDVVREVLEYRERTKIKSTYLDALPALVAHDGRIHTTLNQTVTATGRLSSSDPNLQNIPTRSELGHRVRQAFGVGEGSVFLACDYSQIELRLLAHLSEDEHLIAAFREGADFHAATAARVFGVPVEEVTPGLRSRAKAVNFGIVYGQQAFGLATSLKIPRAEAQDMIDRYFEAYPGVRAFLDESVRLAHERGYAVTLYGRKRHIKEFRQSNRQLVAFGERTAMNHPMQGTAADIIKIAMIRVEGRLREEHLSSKLVLQIHDELDFEVPTDEIETVSALVKETMEGVVELRVPLIAEVSYGANWAEAK from the coding sequence ATGCCAGACACCACGGACGCCAACGGGCGCCGCACCATAGCCGTCATAGACGGGAACTCCCTCATGCACCGCGCGTTCCACGCGATTCGCCAGCCCATGAGCGCGCCGGACGGACGGTCGACCAACGCTCTGTTCGGGTTCTTCAACATGTTCATCAAGATGGTGGACAGCTTCAGGCCTGACGGCGTCATCTGCGCCTTCGACAAGGGCAAGCCGCTCGTGCGCATGGAGATGATGCCCTGCTACAAGGCGCAGCGCCCGTCGATGGACCCGGACCTGCACGAGCAGTTCCCCATGGTCAAGGAGCTCCTGGGCGTGCTTGACGTGCCCGTCTGCGAGCTCGAGGGCTGGGAGGGCGACGACATCCTGGGCACCCTCGCGCTCAGGGGCGAGAAGGCCGGCTACGACATGCTGCTCTTCACCGGCGACCGCGACATCTACCAGCTCTCCACCGAGCACGTGCGCGTGGTCTCCACCAAGAAGGGCGTCAGCGAGGTCTCGATCATGGACCCAACGAGCGTGGAGGACCTCTACCACGGCATCACCCCCGCGCTCGTGCCTGACTTCTATGGCCTCAAGGGGGACTCCTCGGACAACATCCCGGGCGTGCCGGGCATCGGCCCCAAGAAGGCCGCCGCGCTCATCTGCCAATATGGCTCGCTCGACGAGGTCATCGCCCATGCCGACGAGGTCAGGGGCAAGATGGGCGAGAATCTGCGGGCCCACGTGGGCGACGCGCTGCTCTCGCGCACGATCGCCACGATTCGCACGGACGCCCCCCTTGACCTCGAGCTCTCCGACGCGCGCTTCCCCACGTTCGACCCCGCCAAGGTCGCTCAGGCCTTCTCGGCGCTGGGCTTCACGGGCATGACGAGCCGCCTCGTGAGGCTCGCGGGCCCCGAGGCCGCGGCGGCCTTTAAAAGCGCCGCCAGCGCTGAGGCCCCCGCAAGGGGCACCGCGCTCGAGGCGCCCCTTGCGGGCGAGGACGCCGAGCGCGCCCTCGACGAGGCCCTCGCGGCCGACGCGTGGATCGGCTGCGCCGCCGACGACGACCGGGCCGACGGATCGCTCTTCGGGCTCTCCCACACGCTGTGGGTCTGCGTCGGCGACCAGCTCCTCAGGTTCGAGGGCGACGCGGCCGACGCGGCCACGGCGCGCCTCTTTCGCGGGGGGCACATGGCGTCGGGCGACGTCAAGGCGCTCCTGCACGTGATCTGCCCCGCCGACTCCTCGCTGCCCGCTCGCTTGGAGGCCTCCGAGGTCGACGCAACGCGCATCTTCGACGTGGCCGTCGCGGCCTACCTGCTCGACTCCGAGCGCGCCTCCCTTGGCATGGAAGAGCTCGCCGAGGGCTACCTCACCGAGCCGCTGCCTTCCCCCACCGAGGAGATCCCGCGCGCGGCCGTTGAGGCCCTGGTTGCCCGCAGGCTCGTGGAGCCCCTCCGCACGCGGCTGGAGGCCGACGGCTCGAGGGAGCTCTTCGAGGACATGGAGATGCCTCTTCTGCCCGTGCTCGCCCAAATGGAGCGGGAGGGCCTGGCCGTGGACCCGAGCGTGCTCGCCTCCCAGTCCGCCGAACTCGGGGTCGAGATCCACGCCATGGTCGAGCGCATCTACGCGGTCGTCGGCGAGAAGTTCAACCTCGACTCCCCGCAGCAGCTCAGCCATGTCCTGTTTGACGTGCTCGGGCTTCCCACCTTTGGGCTCAAGCGCACGAAGCGCGGATTCTACTCGACCAACGCCAAGGTCCTCGCGGACCTCGCCGCCGAGCACGACGTCGTGCGGGAGGTGCTCGAGTACCGCGAGCGCACCAAGATCAAGTCGACCTACCTCGACGCCCTGCCCGCCCTCGTGGCGCACGACGGCCGCATCCACACGACCCTCAACCAGACCGTGACGGCCACCGGGCGCCTCTCGAGCTCCGACCCCAACCTGCAGAACATCCCTACCCGCTCCGAGCTGGGGCACCGCGTGCGCCAGGCGTTCGGGGTCGGCGAGGGCAGCGTGTTTCTCGCCTGCGACTACTCGCAGATCGAGCTGCGCCTGCTCGCTCACCTCTCTGAGGACGAGCACCTGATCGCGGCGTTTCGCGAGGGGGCGGACTTCCACGCCGCCACGGCCGCACGCGTCTTTGGCGTGCCGGTCGAGGAGGTCACGCCCGGCCTGCGCAGCCGCGCCAAGGCCGTCAACTTTGGCATCGTCTACGGGCAGCAGGCGTTTGGCCTGGCCACGTCCCTCAAGATTCCTCGCGCGGAGGCGCAGGACATGATCGACCGCTACTTCGAGGCCTATCCCGGCGTGCGCGCGTTTCTGGATGAGTCGGTGCGCCTGGCGCACGAGCGCGGGTACGCCGTGACCCTCTACGGGCGCAAGCGCCATATCAAGGAGTTCAGGCAGTCCAACCGCCAGCTCGTGGCCTTTGGGGAGCGCACGGCCATGAACCACCCGATGCAGGGCACCGCCGCCGACATCATTAAGATCGCCATGATCCGCGTGGAGGGGCGCTTGCGCGAGGAGCACCTCTCCTCCAAGCTCGTCCTGCAGATCCACGACGAGCTGGACTTCGAGGTCCCCACCGACGAGATCGAGACGGTCTCCGCGCTCGTGAAGGAGACGATGGAGGGCGTGGTCGAGCTCAGGGTCCCCCTGATCGCCGAGGTCAGCTACGGTGCCAACTGGGCGGAGGCGAAGTAG